DNA from Azospirillum sp. TSH100:
GCAGCACGCCCGAGCAGGCGGCCAGCAGGCCCGCCAGCGGCAGGCAGAGCCAGAAGCTGAGCCCGAAGTAATGGGCGAGCAGCGCGTAGCTGTAGGCGCCGACGGCGTAGAAGGCGACATAGCCGAGATCGAGCAGGCCGGCGAGGCCCACCACGATGTTCAGGCCCCAGCCCAGCATGATGTAGGTCAGCAGCAGGATGCCGATGTCCAGGATCATGCGGTCGGCCAGCGGGGTCAGCGGCAGCACCGCGGCGAAGGCGACGGCGACCGGGCCGATGTAGCGGCTGGCGTGCTGCACCTTGGCGGCGACGCGGTCCATGCGCTTGTCGCGGTCGGCCTGGGACAGCTTGGAGCGGCCGGTGGCCACCGTCATGGCGGCGCGCAGCGCGATGACGCCGCCGCCCAGCACCAGCACCAGGCGCAGCACCTGGGTCGGCATCGGCAGCACCAGCCCGACGCCGGCGCAGACCAGCGCCAGGATCAGCACCGGCAGCGCCATGCCCTGGCGGATCAGCCCGAGCCCGAGCCGGCCGAGGAAGACCAGCAGCAGCGAGGCGATGACCTCCTCCGGCCGGGCCTCGATGCCGAGGCCGGTGGGGCGGTCCACCGTGCGCAGGCCCACCAGCGGCACGGTCAGCAGCAATGCCACGAAGGCGGCGAGGCCGGCGTCCTTGACGGTGGCGGCCCAGTCGACGCCGGGGCGCTTGCCGTTGATGTGGTAATGGGGGTGCGACGGCGCGTGGGAAGGGGTGGTCATGGCGCTTACAC
Protein-coding regions in this window:
- the livM gene encoding high-affinity branched-chain amino acid ABC transporter permease LivM; the encoded protein is MTTPSHAPSHPHYHINGKRPGVDWAATVKDAGLAAFVALLLTVPLVGLRTVDRPTGLGIEARPEEVIASLLLVFLGRLGLGLIRQGMALPVLILALVCAGVGLVLPMPTQVLRLVLVLGGGVIALRAAMTVATGRSKLSQADRDKRMDRVAAKVQHASRYIGPVAVAFAAVLPLTPLADRMILDIGILLLTYIMLGWGLNIVVGLAGLLDLGYVAFYAVGAYSYALLAHYFGLSFWLCLPLAGLLAACSGVLLGFPVLRLRGDYFAIVTLGFGEIIRIILVNWYQFTGGPNGISGIPRPSFFGIADFSRTPAEGMAAFHELFGLEFSPLHRIIFLYYLILALALVVNLFTLRVRKLPLGRAWEALREDDIACASLGINRTNMKLAAFAIAAMFGGFAGSFFATRQGFISPESFTFIESAIILAIVVLGGMGSQIGVVVATLLVIGLPEAFRELADYRMLAFGAGMVVIMLWRPRGLLAHRDPTILLHGGKKAAATGAAK